TCAACCGTGCGACGCAAGGCCTTTACCCGCCCGCCTCCACCTTCAAGCTCATTACGGCCATGGCGGGCCTGCGCAGCGATCACCTCCATCACGACACGGTGATCAATTGCCCGGGCTACCACCGGGTGGGGCGCCGCGTCTTCCACTGCATGAAGCGTTCGGGCCACGGCGACGAGTCCCTCAGCGATGCGATCCGCGACTCCTGCAACGTCTACTTTTACCAAAGCTCGCTCGACATGGGGATCGACGCGATCGTGGAAGAAGCCCGCCGTTTCGGCCTCGATACACGCACCGGGATCGACGTGCCGGGTGAGACCGGTCGCATGCTCGTGCCCAGCCCCGCCTGGAAGCAGGAGCGCCTCTACGAATCGTGGTTCGATGGCGACACGGCCAACGTCTCCATCGGGCAAGGCTACCTGCTCGTCACGCCGCTGCAGATGGCTACCTTTATCACCTCCGTGGCACGGGGCCGGACGATTACGGTGCCGACGATGCTGCACTACCCCCATGGACGTTCGGAGGAAGAGATTGGCGGCGAGCCCATCGGCCTGCCGGAGGAAGACATGGCGGCCGTCTACGAAGGTATGATCGAGGCAGGGCAGACGGGGACGGCCCGGCGTGCCAGCCTCGACGATTTCCCGGCCGCCGGCAAGACGGGCACCGCTCAAGTCCGCAAAGACGGCAAGCCGACCACGCTCGCCTGGTACGTCGGGTTTGCACCGGCAGACAACCCGCAGGTTGCCATTGCGGTGATGATCGAAGGGGTGCCCGAAGAGACCGACTATGGTGGCGGCTCCACCGCCGCCCCCGTTGCGCGCGAAGTCTTCCGCGTCTACCGCGACAAGCTCCAGCGCCAGCAGCCCGCCGAGTCCCCCGCGACCCAGGTGGCAGCCTATTGAGTTTACTGAAATGGACCCGTACAGCAGAGAGCCGCCCCCAGAGGGAAAGGGGCGGCTCTGCAGAGAAGGACTGTCAGCAATATAGACGTCCTAAAGGGTCAAACCTTGAAATTTCTGAGGAGTTTCGCAATGCCTGGACTATAGTGCTTTTCCCCTCCGAGCACAACCTGAATGGCTTTTCTTAATTCCTCAAGGCCGTAGGTTTTTTCGACGTAGCCGTCGGCCCCGTAGCGGACGGCGAGGCGCAGGCTCTCGTTGTCGACCGTGCCGGTAAAGAGGATGATCTTGGTGCCCGGCAGCTTGCGGTGGAGCAGGGTGAGGATTTCGAGCCCGTTGACCTCCGGCATACGGATGTCGACCACCACCATGTCCGGCTTCAGCTCCAGACAACGTCGCATGGCTTCGGCCCCGTCTTGGGAGTAGCCGAGGTAGTCGATCTCGGGCATGGTCTTCACATACTCCTCAAAGAGATCGCACAGCAGTGCTTCGTCTTCGATAAAGTAGAGGCGAGTCTTGGGGGCCGATGGGCTTTCTGCGTTTTGGCTCATGTCTCTGCAACGGGTCGTCCCCGCTTAAGGGATTTAAGGGTAAGATCGGCGGAATTACACCATTCGTTAATCGACTAATCCGCAATTTTCACGGACAGCGCGGGGGGAAATA
This genomic stretch from Verrucomicrobiota bacterium JB022 harbors:
- a CDS encoding response regulator transcription factor, producing the protein MSQNAESPSAPKTRLYFIEDEALLCDLFEEYVKTMPEIDYLGYSQDGAEAMRRCLELKPDMVVVDIRMPEVNGLEILTLLHRKLPGTKIILFTGTVDNESLRLAVRYGADGYVEKTYGLEELRKAIQVVLGGEKHYSPGIAKLLRNFKV